One window of the Nicotiana tabacum cultivar K326 chromosome 4, ASM71507v2, whole genome shotgun sequence genome contains the following:
- the LOC107823238 gene encoding uncharacterized protein LOC107823238 — MGKKRSLPDWLPAGWKVEFRKGKKEKWYSDPSKGLKFCSKADVLHYLSSVGSNCFKSSSTKEIEKKDTGKVVTEKATSEGLPPGWIKEVRVRRKGHKIKKDPYYTDPVSGHTFRSMKEVSRFLETRESGRFESKSRDQCPGTSELGEPFSTLTAEADKHTSLDSDASGKEVNSNQKLKLGAEHMGHSSCVVGSISSFEGLGGGVPENADEEDDGKVVSDPVSGQEQEKENDGKFVSNPVSGENQEKPSRDVVEKHDQKTIPRKRKKGMNLPRRKSKRLAGIKADTSLQLRTNNQAHLATVRQEEETQAAITDNPVNFIDTSKHVATALTGITINKKIEIGSVTSKGQQDIVTLPLKERELPSPAEPAKTNLGSCKGDKKGETALESSLSDIWTDPCIEFAIKTLTGTIPVINEKKVDKIPGSSPSMSSVNTPCTVGLPSDEIWADPCFMFAVKTLTGEIPIGDELCSQKIVQQQFTSSQFQGNNGLVLPNIRFEEFGKANLSHMGAPEKALYKQQPAVAAPNAYQNCWFTKFGPRRPSPLC; from the exons TGGTATAGCGATCCCTCAAAAGGACTCAAATTCTGCTCTAAGGCGGACGTTCTTCACTATCTCAGCAGTGTTGGCAGTAACTGTTTTAAGAGTTCTAGTACGAAGGAGATAGAGAAGAAAGACACTGGAAAG GTTGTAACTGAGAAGGCTACATCAGAAGGGTTACCACCAGGATGGATTAAGGAAGTGAGGGTCAGGAGAAAGGGGCACAAAATCAAGAAAGATCCG TATTATACTGACCCTGTCAGTGGACACACTTTCCGCTCTATGAAGGAAGTTTCTCGGTTCCTTGAAACTAGAGAGTCAGGAAGATTTGAATCCAAGTCCAGGGATCAGTGTCCTGGCACTTCAGAACTGGGAGAACCTTTTTCAACT TTGACTGCTGAAGCTGACAAGCATACATCGCTAGACAGCGATGCATCTGGCAAGGAAGTTAATTCGAATCAGAAGCTGAAGTTGGGTGCTGAACATATGGGGCATTCCAGTTGTGTAGTAGGCAGTATATCATCCTTTGAAG GTTTAGGAGGTGGTGTACCAGAGAACGCGGATGAGGAGGATGATGGTAAAGTTGTTTCAGATCCCGTAAGTGGACAAGAACAAGAAAAGGAGAATGATGGTAAATTTGTTTCAAATCCTGTAAGTGGAGAAAATCAAGAAAAGCCATCACGAGATGTTGTGGAAAAGCATGACCAGAAAACAATCCCGCGTAAACGAAAAAAGGGTATGAACTTGCCTCGCAGAAAATCAAAACGGCTTGCTGGTATTAAAGCTGATACATCTCTTCAGCTCCGAACAAATAATCAAGCCCATCTAGCTACAGTAAGACAGGAGGAGGAGACACAAGCTGCCATCACTGATAACCCTGTGAATTTTATTGATACCAGTAAGCATGTTGCAACGGCATTAACCGGTATTACCATCAATAAGAAGATAGAAATTGGGAGTGTGACCAGCAAAGGGCAACAAGACATTGTTACTTTACCACTAAAGGAGCGAGAACTACCTTCTCCAGCCGAACCTGCAAAAACTAACCTTGGTAGCTGCAAAGGTGATAAGAAAGGTGAAACAGCTCTCGAGTCATCTTTAAGTGACATTTGGACGGATCCATGCATAGAATTTGCAATAAAAACTCTAACTGGCACAATTCCGGTcataaatgaaaagaaagtggATAAGATCCCAGGTTCTAGTCCGAGCATGTCTTCTGTTAATACTCCTTGCACTGTGGGTTTACCTTCTGATGAAATATGGGCAGATCCTTGCTTCATGTTCGCGGTCAAGACTCTTACTGGTGAAATACCAATAGGGGACGAATTATGCTCTCAGAAGATAGTACAGCAGCAATTCACTTCATCACAGTTCCAAGGAAATAATGGCTTAGTATTACCAAACATTAGATTTGAAGAGTTTGGCAAGGCCAATCTTTCACATATGGGGGCACCTGAAAAGGCTTTGTACAAGCAACAGCCTGCAGTAGCAGCCCCCAACGCATATCAAAATTGTTGGTTTACAAAATTTGGTCCTCGTCGGCCTTCACCACTTTGCTGA
- the LOC107823239 gene encoding protein phosphatase inhibitor 2-like isoform X2 has product MKRGAHVKWDEANLGEIEANKPVRQKITEPKTPYHRMIDVDGSLSPIRGSFEEGNGDAVHAEAIRSALNEVASSSKNKSQRSGWTSSEDEADVMDQDDADSGSEKGKSFKEHRRAHYDEYRRVKELRRKGSFLEEASDGEDEDLEKRDGRSDSSSSLTTAVKDIEIEEGNMDTSK; this is encoded by the exons ATGAA AAGGGGAGCACATGTAAAGTGGGATGAGGCAAATTTGGGAGAAATTGAGGCAAATAAACCAGTGAGGCAGAAAATAACTGAACCAAAGACACCATATCACCGCATGATCGATGTTGATG GATCTTTATCTCCTATACGGGGTAGTTTTGAGGAAGGCAATGGTGATGCAGTACATGCAGAAGCTATACGCAGTGCATTGAATGAGGTGGCTTCTTCCAGTAAGAATAAATCCCAACGGTCTGGCTGGACATCATCTGAGGATGAAGCTGATGTCATGGACCAAGATGATGCAG ATTCTGGATCAGAAAAGGGAAAGAGCTTCAAGGAGCACAGGCGAGCACACTATGATGAGTATAGGAGAGTCAAAGAACTCCGTCGAAAGGGCTCCTTTCTTGAAGAAGCATCAGACGGTGAGGATGAGGATCTTGAGAAAAGGGATGGGAGGTCTGATTCATCATCATCATTGACTACTGCTGTTAAGGACATAGAGATTGAGGAAGGCAACATGGACACTTCTAAATAG
- the LOC107823239 gene encoding protein phosphatase inhibitor 2-like isoform X1 — MSFLVIRGAHVKWDEANLGEIEANKPVRQKITEPKTPYHRMIDVDGSLSPIRGSFEEGNGDAVHAEAIRSALNEVASSSKNKSQRSGWTSSEDEADVMDQDDADSGSEKGKSFKEHRRAHYDEYRRVKELRRKGSFLEEASDGEDEDLEKRDGRSDSSSSLTTAVKDIEIEEGNMDTSK, encoded by the exons ATGTCTTTTCTTGTTAT AAGGGGAGCACATGTAAAGTGGGATGAGGCAAATTTGGGAGAAATTGAGGCAAATAAACCAGTGAGGCAGAAAATAACTGAACCAAAGACACCATATCACCGCATGATCGATGTTGATG GATCTTTATCTCCTATACGGGGTAGTTTTGAGGAAGGCAATGGTGATGCAGTACATGCAGAAGCTATACGCAGTGCATTGAATGAGGTGGCTTCTTCCAGTAAGAATAAATCCCAACGGTCTGGCTGGACATCATCTGAGGATGAAGCTGATGTCATGGACCAAGATGATGCAG ATTCTGGATCAGAAAAGGGAAAGAGCTTCAAGGAGCACAGGCGAGCACACTATGATGAGTATAGGAGAGTCAAAGAACTCCGTCGAAAGGGCTCCTTTCTTGAAGAAGCATCAGACGGTGAGGATGAGGATCTTGAGAAAAGGGATGGGAGGTCTGATTCATCATCATCATTGACTACTGCTGTTAAGGACATAGAGATTGAGGAAGGCAACATGGACACTTCTAAATAG
- the LOC107823241 gene encoding uncharacterized protein LOC107823241: MAESNPRESTLLASKICNQISSVFSNTSTRTPALEVVVQEIAAAATRNGKVFVYGVGREGLMLKALSMRLFHLGLSAHCVFDMNTPPIGPPDLLIASAGPGGFSTVDAICGVAKSNGARVLLLTAQTESGSSVKYASVVAHIPAQTMADDNVEQEKSLLPMGSLYEGAMFVLFEMVVYKLGEVLKQSPEAVRARHTNLE; encoded by the coding sequence ATGGCAGAATCAAACCCAAGAGAGTCAACTCTACTAGCTTCCAAAATATGCAATCAGATAAGCTCTGTCTTCTCCAACACCAGCACAAGAACCCCTGCCTTGGAAGTTGTGGTACAAGAAATCGCAGCCGCTGCGACCCGCAACGGCAAGGTGTTCGTGTACGGCGTGGGCCGTGAAGGGTTAATGCTGAAGGCCCTATCAATGAGGCTTTTCCATCTGGGTTTATCAGCCCACTGCGTCTTCGACATGAACACTCCTCCAATTGGGCCGCCGGACCTCCTAATTGCCTCCGCCGGCCCAGGAGGTTTCTCCACCGTGGATGCAATCTGTGGTGTGGCGAAATCCAACGGTGCTCGTGTGCTGTTGCTGACAGCTCAGACCGAATCCGGATCTTCTGTGAAGTACGCGAGTGTGGTTGCTCATATTCCGGCTCAGACAATGGCTGATGATAATGTGGAGCAGGAAAAGTCGCTGCTTCCGATGGGGAGTTTATACGAAGgagccatgtttgtgctgtttgAGATGGTGGTTTATAAGTTGGGTGAAGTTTTGAAGCAGAGTCCTGAAGCTGTGCGAGCACGCCATACCAATCTGGAGTAA